Proteins encoded within one genomic window of Babesia bigemina genome assembly Bbig001, chromosome : IV:
- a CDS encoding -Nuclear nucleic acid-binding protein C1D, with protein sequence MLDSTLSTIESKVDECRDLLEQLVESVIGSDIHDELTGLEYSKVFATIAFTFCSLRYVQEKLNGHNPANHPVSRDLVRVKEYMQEINDIMLRALIVNREAPEDKSDGSAQDRSLYNTAFCIW encoded by the exons ATGCTGGATTCTACCCTGTCCACTATTGAGTCAAAGGTAGACGAATGCCGGGATCTGCTGGAGCAGCTTGTGGAGTCTGTCATTGGCTCCGACATTCACGACGAGCTGACCG GGCTCGAGTATAGCAAAGTGTTCGCCACTATCGCATTCACTTTTTGTTCTCTGCGTTACG TCCAAGAGAAACTGAACGGACACAACCCTGCTAACCATCCAGTATCTCGTGACCTG GTGCGTGTAAAGGAGTACATGCAGGAAATCAACGACATTATGCTGCGGG CTCTAATTGTGAACAGAGAAGCGCCCGAGGATAAATCTGACGGCAGCGCGCAAGATCGTTCGCTCTACAACACAGCGTTTTGCATCTGGTGA
- a CDS encoding mitochondrial processing peptidase beta subunit, putative, which translates to MTMSTMRGFAAAMVRQAYPGLGGVEAGKHATRKAIRNCALSGIRGARTISTATELLKDSKIISQFLNQAPCEVTTLKNGLRVASVWMPGNSSTVGVWIDSGSRFETPETNGAAHFLEHMIFKGTSNRTRLQLEEEIEQKGAHLNAYTAREQTGYYARCFNKDVPWCTELLSDILQNSRIEQNQMELEKHVILREMEEVEKSTEEVIFDRLHMTAFRDSPLGFTILGPIENIKNMKREYLVDYIQRNYTADRMVFCYVGSEEHDKIVQLAEKHLCTIPSGHGERHLEKPQFVGSELLNRNDSMGPHAYLAVAFEGVSWTNPDSICFMLMQSIIGSYKKSQEGIVPGKVSGNKTVHAVANRMTVGCAEAFSAFNTCYKDTGLFGFYAQCDEVAVDHCVGELMFGITALSYSVTDEEVERAKRQLVLQFLAMNDSTSTVAEEVARQLIVYGRRMPIAEFLIRLEKIDAEEVKRVAWKYLHDQEVAVTAMGPLHGMPSLIDIRQKTYWLRY; encoded by the exons ATGACCATGAGCACGATGCGAGGCTTCGCCGCCGCGATGGTGAGGCAAGCCTATCCCGGACTCGGAGGCGTAGAGGCCGGGAAACACGCAACCAGAAAGGCGATTCGCAACTGCGCCCTTTCTGGGATCCGGGGCGCGCGCACAATTTCGACCGCCACCGAACTCCTGAAGGACTCCAAAATTATCAGCCAATTCTTGAACCAGGCTCCATGCG AGGTTACCACGCTCAAAAATGGGCTCCGCGTTGCTTCCGTATGGATGCCAGGGAACTCGTCCACAGTCGGCGTATGGATCGACAGCGGCAGCAGATTCGAAACCCCGGAGACGAACGGCGCAGCCCACTTCCTCGAGCACATGATATTCAAG GGCACCTCGAACAGGACGAGGTTACagctggaggaggagatcgaGCAGAAGGGGGCGCACCTGAATGCCTACACTGCCAGGGAGCAGACGGG TTACTACGCGAGatgcttcaacaaagacgTGCCCTGGTGCACTGAGCTACTCAGCGACATCCTGCAGAACAGCCGGATCGAGCAAAATCAAATGGAGCTAGAAAAGCACGTCATTCTCAGAGAaatggaggaggtcgagaAGTCGACTGAGGAGGTTATCTTCGACAGGCTCCACATGACGGCGTTCCGCGACAGCCCGCTGGGATTCACGATACTG GGTCCCATCGAAAACATAAAGAACATGAAGAGGGAGTATCTGGTCGATTACATTCAGCGGAACTACACTGCCGATCGCATG GTTTTTTGCTACGTCGGAAGTGAGGAGCACGACAAGATCGTACAGCTCGCCGAAAAGCACTTGTGCACC ATACCATCCGGCCACGGCGAGAGGCACCTGGAAAAGCCGCAGTTCGTAGGGTCCGAGCTGCTCAACAGGAACGACAGCATGGGCCCGCACGCGTACCTGGCTGTGGCGTTCGAGGGCGTCTCCTGGACCAACCCAGACTCCATTTGCTTCATGCTCATGCAGAGCATCATCGGCAGCTACAAGAAAAGCCAGGAGGGCATTGTCCCAGGAAAGGTGTCCGGAAACAAGACTGTGCACGCTGTCGCCAACCGAATGACGGTCGGGTGTGCGGAGGCTTTCAGCGCATTCAACACCTGCTACAAGGATACCGGGCTTTTCGGCTTCTACGCACAGTGCGACGAGGTCGCCGTCGACCATTGCGTCGGAGAACTCATGTTCGGAATCACCGCGCTATCGTACAGCGTCACCGACGAGGAGGTCGAGCGCGCGAAGCGCCAGCTCGTGTTGCAATTCCTCGCGATGAACGATTCGACGTCAACTGTCGCCGAGGAGGTTGCGCGCCAGCTCATCGTCTATGGCAGGCGCATGCCGATTGCGGAGTTCCTCATCAGACTGGAGAAAATCGACGCGGAGGAGGTCAAGCGGGTGGCGTGGAAGTACCTGCACGACCAGGAGGTGGCAGTGACGGCAATGGGGCCGCTGCACGGCATGCCTTCGCTCATCGACATCAGGCAGAAGACCTACTGGCTCAGATACTGA
- a CDS encoding DNA excision repair helicase, putative — protein sequence MVRFWVDGIEVFFPYPQIYPEQLAYLRSLKSTLDAQGHAVLEMPTGTGKTVALFSLITSYQLARPEIGRLIYCTRTIPEMEKSLLELKQVIKYRNEELAKDRAARSKAAVTNGESSAVSVPEPVMADKKSGHDMTSLWRRINYEEDGTTTYREYTMQYEGTGTRGMPTAPVVRQSAVEEVQDIEHYASKGLCGYYEHLERIWNPTMIPSGVYTLEGLKEHCSTFRHPVTGVSVPICPYFAVRRALDMANVVVLNYQYLLDPKVSEAAFSHLYSTSPTDMSKHKDEKPDPKREKKSKLPIVVVFDEAHNIDNVCIEAMSVELNDDTLDEAFCNIAKIEDNVRQLRERDENLLMEEYRKLAENIRESSIDIEGYMCPVLPADVLQKAVPGNIRQAEHFISFLKVVVGYLKHYIKVQEPKSEGPLMFLHRFEIETGIGSITMQHTYSRMKSLLNTLKITAVGDLSAIQLVVDFCTLVGTYSTGFIVIVEPYPQGSLYEPLLQFSCLDASIAMQPVVDNFQSVILTSGTISPLEMYPKILNFTPVLTQSLPMSLDRDCLCPLIVSKGANQLQMSTKFDLRNDVTVLRNYGNLLIELCKNIPDGVVCFFPSYAYMELIVSHWYECGIIATIMEHKLIFMETKDVVTTTLALHNYRKACDVGRGGLFLSICRGKVAEGIDFDRHYGRCVVLIGVPFQYTLSRVLKARLDFMRTNYGILENEFMTFDAMRQAAQCVGRIIRNKSDFGLMIFADSRYSRADKRSKLPPWILKNLEPCNMSLTTESAVTAAKSMLRNMAQDYVPNVYTRFDQDMVSDEAIWWSSVQNVLRLSKY from the exons ATGGTGCGCTTCTGGGTTGACGGTATTGAGGTTTTTTTCCCGTATCCTCAGATTTACCCGGAGCAGCTGGCCTATTTGCGCAGTCTGAAGAGCACTTTGGATGCGCAAGGCCACGCTGTTCTGGAGATGCCAACTGGGACGG GCAAAACAGTGGCGCTGTTTAGCCTGATCACGAGCTATCAGCTTGCCAGGCCTGAGATCGGTCGTTTGATTTATTGCACCCGTACCATTCCAGAGATGGAGAAATCGCTACTGGAGTTAAAGCAGGTGATCAAATATCGCAATGAGGAGTTAGCGAAGGACCGTGCTGCTCGTTCAAAGGCTGCGGTGACCAACGGGGAGTCTTCTGCCGTTTCCGTCCCAGAACCAGTCATGGCAGATAAGAAAAGCG GCCACGACATGACGTCACTGTGGCGCCGTATAAACTACGAAGAGGATGGAACGACGACATATCGCGAGTATACTATGCAATACGAGGGTACGGGTACGCGTGGGATGCCCACTGCCCCGGTCGTGCGCCAGTCCGCCGTGGAGGAGGTGCAAGACATAGAACACTACGCATCGAAGGGGCTGTGCGGGTACTACGAGCATCTGGAACGCATATGGAATCCGACCATGATACCTTCCG GTGTATACACGCTTGAGGGTTTGAAGGAACACTGCAGCACATTCAGGCATCCTGTCACGGGTGTATCAGTCCCCATTTGCCCGTACTTCGCGGTACGAAGGGCACTTGACATGGCTAACGTGGTTGTTCTGAATTACCAATATCTGTTGGACCCCAAGGTTTCTGAAGCGGCCTTTTCGCACCTGTACTCGACGTCGCCTACAGACATGAGCAAGCATAAAGACGAGAAACCGGACCCCAAACGTGAAAAGAAGTCCAAATTGCCCATAGTGGTGGTCTTCGACGAGGCCCACAACATCGACAATGTCTGCATCGAGGCGATGAGCGTTGAGCTCAACGATGACACTCTGGACGAGGCATTCTGCAACATCGCGAAGATCGAGGACAATGTCCGCCAACTGCGCGAGCGTGACGAAAACCTACTTATGGAGGAGTATCGCAAGCTGGCTGAAAACATTCGCGAGAGCTCAATTGACATTGAGGGTTACATGTGCCCCGTGCTACCCGCCGACGTGCTGCAGAAGGCGGTTCCTGGCAACATACGCCAAGCCGAACACTTCATATCGTTTTTAAAGGTCGTGGTGGGATATTTGAAGCACTACATCAAGGTGCAAGAGCCGAAGTCTGAGGGCCCGCTCATGTTTTTGCATAG GTTCGAAATAGAGACGGGGATTGGCAGCATCACCATGCAGCACACATACAGCCGTATGAAGTCCCTCCTGAACACGCTGAAGATAACTGCCGTTGGCGACCTGTCAGCAATCCAATTGGTGGTTGACTTTTGTACCTTGGTAGGCACATATTCCACCGGTTTCATTGTGATAGTGGAACCCTATCCCCAGGGATCGTTATACGAACCTCTTTTACAGTTCAGCTGCTTGGACGCGTCAATCGCCATGCAACCCGTGGTGGACAACTTCCAGTCCGTGATTTTGACATCTGGTACGATTTCGCCGTTGGAAATGTACCCCAAAATTCTGAACTTCACCCCGGTACTCACGCAATCGCTCCCCATGTCACTGGACCGTGATTGCTTGTGCCCTCTGATAGTATCGAAGGGCGCCAACCAGTTGCAGATGTCAACGAAGTTCGACCTCCGTAATGACGTGACCGTGCTCCGCAATTACGGCAACCTTCTAATTGAGCTGTGCAAGAACATACCTGACGGCGTGGTTTGTTTCTTTCCGAGTTACGCGTACATGGAGCTCATCGTGTCCCACTGGTATGAATGCGGTATCATCGCCACGATTATGGAGCACAAGTTAATATTCATGGAGACCAAAGACGTCGTCACGACGACGTTAGCCCTCCACAACTATCGCAAGGCTTGTGACGTGGGCAGAGGCGGCCTCTTCCTGTCCATTTGTCGTGGAAAGGTGGCCGAGGGTATCGACTTCGATCGTCACTACGGGCGTTGTGTGGTCCTCATTGGCGTGCCGTTCCAGTACACCCTGTCCCGCGTTCTGAAGGCCCGCCTCGATTTCATGAGG ACCAACTACGGCATTCTGGAGAACGAGTTCATGACATTCGACGCCATGCGGCAGGCCGCGCAGTGCGTCGGCCGCATTATCCGCAACAAGAGCGACTTCGGCCTTATGATCTTCGCCGACTCGCGCTACAGCCGCGCTGACAAGCGTTCGAAGTTGCCTCCGTGGATTCTTAAGAACCTGGAGCCGTGCAACATGTCACTGACCACGGAGAGCGCGGTCACGGCGGCGAAGTCGATGCTGCGCAATATGGCTCAGGACTACGTACCCAACGTTTACACGCGGTTCGACCAGGATATGGTGAGCGACGAGGCCATATGGTGGTCGTCCGTACAGAACGTCCTGCGGCTGAGCAAATACTAA